Proteins encoded by one window of Cellvibrio sp. KY-GH-1:
- a CDS encoding DNA-binding protein, which yields MANSGINKHQVKKARDALVAKGQNPSIDAVRIELGNTGSKATIHRYLKELADESPLNSGKKPAISEALSSLVEQLAAQLHHEAQELITEREASQQVTTDSLKSQLESQQKALASATDENQQLKAQLAKYEQTHNALTTEAEAQKILLGRLEQQLADNGLLIVEKDNHIRSLEEKHQHAREALDHYRQSVKDQRDQDQRRHEHQVQQLQAEIRQLNQTLSIKQTDLTHLNTANAELTAEVRQLRKAFNDAGQQLQTAESKLSAINEQFQAGTLQIVELRTARDQLLGEKSDLGERLGLMEKSFKAIELELVSVKTELAVKNQLLESLGHSLQTKAHG from the coding sequence ATGGCAAATAGCGGTATCAATAAACACCAGGTCAAAAAGGCACGAGACGCGCTGGTTGCCAAGGGGCAGAATCCTTCCATTGATGCAGTTCGGATTGAGCTGGGCAATACCGGCTCCAAGGCCACCATCCACCGATATTTGAAGGAACTAGCAGATGAAAGCCCACTGAATTCCGGCAAAAAGCCTGCTATCAGCGAGGCATTGAGCTCACTGGTGGAGCAACTTGCTGCCCAGCTACACCATGAGGCCCAGGAGTTGATTACCGAGCGGGAAGCCAGTCAGCAAGTAACTACAGATAGCTTGAAAAGCCAGTTGGAATCCCAGCAAAAGGCGCTGGCGAGTGCGACAGATGAAAACCAACAGCTTAAAGCCCAGTTAGCCAAGTATGAGCAAACCCATAATGCTTTGACGACTGAGGCAGAGGCTCAAAAAATTTTGCTGGGACGACTGGAGCAGCAACTGGCAGACAACGGCTTATTGATAGTGGAGAAGGATAACCACATTCGCTCTCTGGAAGAAAAACACCAGCACGCCCGAGAAGCCCTGGATCATTACCGCCAGTCAGTCAAAGACCAGCGCGACCAGGATCAGCGGCGTCACGAACATCAGGTACAACAACTACAGGCGGAAATTCGCCAGCTCAATCAGACTTTATCGATCAAACAAACTGACTTGACCCACCTCAATACCGCCAATGCTGAGTTAACCGCCGAAGTACGCCAACTTCGCAAGGCTTTCAATGATGCAGGACAGCAGCTACAGACAGCAGAGTCGAAATTGTCGGCCATTAATGAGCAATTCCAAGCCGGAACCCTCCAAATTGTTGAACTCCGGACTGCGCGTGACCAGTTGCTTGGCGAAAAATCTGATCTTGGCGAACGACTTGGGTTAATGGAAAAATCCTTTAAAGCTATTGAGCTTGAGCTTGTGTCGGTCAAAACCGAGCTTGCTGTGAAAAACCAGTTGCTGGAATCACTTGGCCACTCTCTCCAAACCAAAGCCCATGGGTGA
- a CDS encoding universal stress protein, protein MVSSITPGDVEDSILDCCASQDIHLLAMGAYCHSRISQFLVGSTTLILGTSNDIVAAVALTFHSCIWLMD, encoded by the coding sequence GTGGTTAGCAGTATTACTCCGGGTGATGTAGAGGACAGCATTCTCGATTGCTGCGCCAGTCAGGATATACATTTGCTGGCGATGGGTGCCTACTGCCATTCTCGGATTAGCCAGTTTTTGGTGGGAAGCACAACACTCATTTTGGGCACGAGCAACGATATCGTTGCTGCTGTTGCGTTAACCTTTCATTCCTGTATCTGGCTTATGGATTGA
- a CDS encoding HAD family hydrolase has translation MATLSKPKPMGDRMNPRPALIVFDLYGTLIQFGIMHHPFRKILLWAREQGRSPQPDDARKLMTTDKDCGELLATLGIFPPANMLAQLHQEIQEELASLTLFDDVLPTLDVLAKQGIPLAICSNLAKPYGVVIDQLLPQFNLARHLSYEIGAIKPDRKIYESIVASTGLEPRQILFIGDTLLADYEGPTQFGFQAKHLVRSQRSGGNSIASLTEILRLLTHQTA, from the coding sequence TTGGCCACTCTCTCCAAACCAAAGCCCATGGGTGATCGAATGAATCCTCGACCGGCATTAATTGTTTTTGATCTCTATGGAACACTGATTCAGTTTGGGATCATGCACCATCCTTTCCGAAAGATTCTACTTTGGGCCAGGGAACAGGGGCGCAGCCCACAACCAGATGATGCACGAAAACTGATGACAACAGACAAGGATTGCGGTGAGCTGCTGGCAACACTTGGGATTTTCCCGCCCGCTAATATGCTCGCGCAATTACATCAGGAAATTCAGGAGGAGTTAGCCAGCCTAACGCTCTTTGATGATGTGTTACCAACACTGGATGTATTGGCCAAGCAAGGAATTCCACTGGCCATTTGCTCCAATTTGGCCAAACCCTACGGAGTAGTTATTGACCAGCTATTACCTCAATTCAACCTCGCCCGACACCTCAGCTATGAAATTGGCGCAATAAAGCCGGACAGAAAAATTTACGAATCGATTGTAGCGAGTACCGGCTTAGAACCAAGGCAAATCCTTTTTATTGGCGATACATTACTGGCCGACTATGAAGGACCTACCCAATTCGGGTTTCAAGCTAAACACTTGGTCAGAAGCCAGCGGTCAGGGGGCAATAGCATTGCTTCATTAACAGAAATTTTGCGGTTGCTGACTCACCAAACTGCCTAA